The following proteins are encoded in a genomic region of Tenacibaculum sp. 190524A05c:
- a CDS encoding prohibitin family protein produces MNKQANFDFPKRGVFIIPVLIFFFIFLIKSTETIDTGEAGVVWRFFGGVDPDQEPLGEGFHIIAPWNNVFVYNVKQQSISDVMKVLSVNGLEVTVNGTVWFKPDLKKLGYLHKTRGRDYIKDILDPAINAAARSVVGRYTPEQLYSSKRDVIEKEILEEVSKELEDQFIKVNKVLVEDVQLPKTIKEAIERKLKQEQEALEYEFRLAKAKKEAERQRIDAEGKAAANRILSASLTDKILQEKGIEATLKLSESPNSKVVLIGSGKSGMPIILGNQ; encoded by the coding sequence ATGAATAAACAAGCGAATTTTGATTTTCCGAAGAGAGGAGTGTTTATTATTCCAGTACTTATTTTCTTCTTTATTTTTCTAATTAAATCTACAGAAACTATTGATACAGGTGAAGCTGGAGTAGTTTGGAGATTCTTTGGAGGAGTAGATCCTGATCAAGAACCTTTAGGTGAAGGTTTTCACATTATTGCTCCTTGGAACAATGTATTTGTATATAACGTAAAACAACAGTCTATTTCAGATGTAATGAAAGTATTATCTGTAAATGGATTGGAAGTTACAGTGAACGGAACGGTTTGGTTTAAGCCAGATTTAAAAAAATTAGGTTATTTACATAAAACTAGAGGAAGAGATTATATCAAAGATATTTTGGATCCGGCGATTAATGCAGCAGCAAGAAGTGTAGTTGGACGATATACACCGGAACAATTATACTCAAGTAAAAGAGATGTAATTGAAAAAGAGATTTTAGAAGAAGTAAGTAAGGAATTAGAAGATCAATTTATTAAGGTAAATAAAGTTTTAGTGGAAGATGTTCAGTTGCCTAAAACAATTAAAGAAGCAATCGAAAGAAAGCTAAAACAAGAGCAAGAAGCTTTAGAATATGAATTTAGATTAGCTAAGGCTAAGAAAGAAGCAGAACGTCAAAGAATTGATGCGGAAGGTAAAGCTGCAGCAAATAGAATTTTAAGTGCTTCGTTAACTGATAAAATATTACAAGAGAAAGGAATTGAGGCAACATTAAAGTTATCTGAGTCTCCAAATAGTAAAGTTGTACTTATTGGTTCTGGTAAAAGCGGAATGCCAATTATTTTAGGAAATCAGTAA
- a CDS encoding acyl-CoA thioesterase yields MRFHTRKWVKPEDLNPNGTLFGGRLLQWIDEEVALYAIIQLEIPKTVTKFMSEIDFVSSARQGDIIEIGIDVVKFGKTSITLNCKVRNKLTRMDIITIDKIIMVSLDESGNPVPHGKTRIEYVKDRLDNQ; encoded by the coding sequence ATGAGATTTCACACGAGAAAATGGGTAAAGCCTGAAGATTTAAATCCAAACGGAACTTTATTTGGAGGAAGATTATTACAATGGATTGATGAGGAAGTAGCTTTATATGCTATTATACAATTAGAAATTCCAAAAACGGTTACAAAATTTATGTCTGAAATAGATTTTGTGAGTTCTGCTCGTCAGGGTGATATTATTGAAATTGGAATCGATGTGGTAAAATTTGGAAAAACTTCTATCACTTTAAACTGTAAAGTGAGAAATAAACTGACAAGAATGGATATTATTACTATTGATAAAATTATCATGGTAAGTTTAGATGAAAGTGGAAATCCAGTGCCACATGGTAAAACTAGAATAGAATACGTAAAAGATAGATTAGACAATCAATAA
- a CDS encoding CPXCG motif-containing cysteine-rich protein, translated as MLEYFFQCPYCWEEISMLLDRSVSETYIEDCEICCNPMQVSTVFEHNELVNFEVRNIEQ; from the coding sequence ATGTTAGAATATTTTTTTCAATGTCCTTATTGTTGGGAAGAAATTTCTATGTTGTTAGATAGAAGTGTTTCTGAAACCTACATAGAAGATTGTGAAATTTGTTGTAATCCAATGCAAGTTTCAACGGTATTTGAGCATAATGAATTAGTTAATTTTGAAGTAAGAAATATAGAACAATAA